The proteins below are encoded in one region of Opisthocomus hoazin isolate bOpiHoa1 chromosome 26, bOpiHoa1.hap1, whole genome shotgun sequence:
- the KRT23 gene encoding keratin, type I cytoskeletal 23: MSTSQGPFQFFSGSLRGSSGCGLAQQGTSYRPSSADGGASSTHTSFPSARPLWLAAGGGAPWGRFGERHGESIFLGGNEKQTMQNLNDRLAAYLEKVRSLEAANAQLESCILEWHKTKSHGQRHDFNQYEQNVTDMQRQIEDGKITNASILLQIDNANMASEDFRLKYEAEKSRRQGVQLDVENLRKELDGLTIVTTDLEMEIEGLREEHILRRKGHEEDMEANRSSQDFKVNVKVNAAPPEDLAKILAEIREDYEAIIEKNRQSLDSWYKEQSTAMSLAETPNPEQTQRNENEIKDLTRTLQSLDIELQTQMSKKHMLEDTLAETRNYYAVALQNMQRIISKCEEELSQVRHDIKQQNNQYKVLLGIKTRLEKEISTYRLLLEGNVDSIAKKPESKAKERAGLTSRKIKAIVHDSVNGQVVSSTINEIPQQA, translated from the exons GCCCAGCAAGGAACTTCTTACAGACCTTCAAGTGCAGATGGTGGTGCCAGCAGCACACACACCTCTTTCCCCTCCGCCAGACCCCTCtggctggctgctggaggaggggcACCGTGGGGACGCTTCGGCGAGCGCCATGGGGAAAGCATCTTCCTGGGTGGGAATGAGAAACAGACTATGCAGAACCTGAATGACCGTTTGGCTGCCTATCTGGAGAAGGTCCGCTCCTTAGAAGCAGCTAACGctcagctggaaagctgcatccTAGAGTGGCACAAGACAAAGTCTCACGGACAGAGGCATGACTTCAACCAATACGAGCAAAACGTCACTGACATGCAAAGACAG ATTGAGGATGGCAAGATCACAAATGCCAGTATCCTCTTACAAATTGATAACGCTAACATGGCATCTGAAGACTTCAGGCTCAA GTATGAAGCAGAGAAGTCTCGCAGGCAGGGGGTGCAGCTTGATGTTGAGAACCTGCGTAAGGAGCTCGACGGCCTGACCATTGTCACAACAGATCTGGAAATGGAAATCGAAGGCTTGAGAGAAGAGCACATCCTCAGGAGGAAAGGCCATGAGGAG GATATGGAAGCAAATCGCTCGTCACAAGACTTCAAAGTCAATGTAAAAGTAAATGCAGCACCTCCTGAAGACTTAGCCAAGATTCTGGCAGAAATAAGAGAAGATTATGAAGCCATAATTGAAAAGAATCGTCAAAGTCTGGACAGTTGGTACAAAGAACAG AGCACAGCTATGTCTCTGGCAGAAACCCCTAATCCAGAACAGACACAGCGCAATGAGAACGAGATCAAGGATCTAACACGGACTTTACAGTCCCTGGACATCGAGCTGCAGACGCAGATGAGTAAG AAACACATGCTGGAAGACACCTTGGCTGAGACCCGGAATTACTATGCCGTTGCACTTCAAAACATGCAGCGGATTATCTCCAAATGTGAGGAAGAGCTAAGCCAGGTTCGACATGACATTAAGCAGCAAAATAACCAATACAAGGTTCTTCTTGGGATCAAAACCCGCCTGGAGAAGGAAATTTCCACTTACcgcctgctgctggaggggaatGTTGACAG CATAGCAAAAAAACCTGAATCAAAAGCTAAAG aacgTGCTGGGCTGACCAGTCGAAAGATCAAAGCAATTGTCCATGACAGCGTGAATGGGCAGGTGGTATCCTCCACCATCAACGAGATCCCCCAGCAAGCATGA